In the genome of Bacteroidota bacterium, the window CGAATGAGCATAGTCAATAATATCAAGCAAGGCGAAGATTTAGAAGGATTGAGCCCATTTCAACAAGAGGTTCTTACTTTACGGGACGAGTTTGAAAAGAAATTGAATGCTTTGCCCCCTAACTTTCATAAAAAATCTACGAAACTTTACGTTTCCAGAATGGAAGATGTGCAAAAGAGCTTGGAGGCAAGGAATCTTGACGAATCCCTAATGAAGGTGACATTTGATGGGGTCAATTTAGATTAGATATATTCTGAATGTTTTGTCAGTTCTATTGAACATAAATCAAGAAGAATTTTTTACTGTTGAGAGCATTACTTCTTTAGGTGGTGGAAGTACAGTAGTTGTATTAATAACAAATACAGTATGTTACTTAATCCCAAATATAAAAAATTCCAAATGGATATCATTCATTGCGTCACTGTTAATCCCTTTTTTATTTGTCAATGCCGGGACAATTGATGTTTCCACTGTATTCCTTTCTGTTGTTAATGGATTTCTAATTTTCAACACTGCCGTTGGATTTAGTGTTTTAGGAAGAGAGTTAAAAGGTAAAGGTCGTAACTTTTCAGAAACAATTGATAATATCGATGTCTTTAAGGGTGTTCAAACCGACCGAGCTAAAAAGGAGCGAGTATTTTGGAAAAAATGGACTTGGTAATCAGCAAGTTTACGACTAATAGCTTGTCATATGAATCTGAGTAACATATTTCGCTAGACTAGTTTCATTCTGAGTTTGTTGCAACACAATTATGTTGCTTTAAGATAAAATAGGAATATAATCCTGTCTGTTTGCCCCAAACAGACAGGAGAAATTATGTCTTTGAATTTTCCCAACTTCCGAAATTCTTTTCCTTCTCAATTCAGCACCTGGCTTAAGTCAACGCGGGTCATCATGAACCGTTTGCGGGTTCATTTCAAAAACGTTCGTATATTCGAAAAACCGTAGGAATAGCAAGATATGTTTTTGTATATACAAAAACGATCTTGGCAAGGGGGGCGAACCCCCGTTGCATCCCCCGGTGAAGCGGCTTTGAGCCGCTTGTGAACCTATCAATTCAGCTATCATGACGCGACCTGTAAAAGACGAAACCGAGAAGCAAAACACCGTTTTGCCGCCCATCCGCTGCACGGTGTATGAGAAAGCCCAAATCAGCCAAAAGGCTGAGCAATCGGGCATGACTTTAAGCGAGTATGTCCGGCAAATGGCCCTGAAGGGCAAAATCGTAATCAAGCAAAGCCTTGTTGAGTTTACCTACTTCGACCAGCTTCGCAAAATCGGCGTGAACATCAATCAGCAGACGCGGCAGCTTAACGCGACGGGCATCGTGCCGGAGCAATTGCCCCGGCTATGGGAAAAGCTTGAAGAACTCATGGATAAAATGCTGGAGAGTAAATAATCATGGTTCCCAGGATTGCCAGACGCGGACACAGCTTTAAGGGCGCGGGAGCCTATTATCTGCACGATAAGCAGGCCAGCAGCAATGAGCGTGTGCTTTGGACGCATACGGTCAACCTGCCTACTAAAGACCCTGAGAAGGCCTTTCGCTGGATGGCGCATACGTCCATGAATGCAGGCCGCCTTAAAAAACAGGCAGGCATTCCCTCAACAGGACGTAAAAGCAAGGCGGGTGAAGTTTATTCATTCAGCCTTGCATGGCATCCTGAGCAAAACCCCGACCAGAAGACCATGCTTCAATCCGCGCTGGACACACTAAACCTTTTAGGTTTGCATGAACATGAAGCCGTCATTATAGCCCATAGCGACAGACCCCATCCGCACGCCCATGTTATCTGCAATCTTGTTAACCCTGAAAACGGTAAAACAGCCGTAGTCAGCTATGACCGTTTGACCCTTTCGCAATGGGCAGAGAATGTCGAGCGCAATGACGGTAAAATTCTGTGCGAGCAGCGGGTAATCAATAACCAGAAGCGGCGCGAGCGCGGCGCGGAAGGGATGAAAAAGCTGACCCTTGTGAAGCACCGGGAAAGCCGTTTAGACCGTGCGCAGGAAATACAGGCGCTCTATGACCAATCCGACAGCAGCGCAGCCTTTAAAGCAGCTTTGCAGGACAAAGGCTATACGCTCGCCCAGGGCGATCAGCGTGGCCTTGTGCTGGTGGATGAAGCAGGTAAAATTTATAGCCTTTCGCGGCAGCTAAAGGCTCAGCGGGCGGCTGATATGAAAGCCCGCTTGAGCGGCTTTAAAAATCTGCCCTTGGCCGTTGACCTTGCGGCGCAGCGTCAGCAGGCAGGTAAAGAAACTACAAACAAGGCCGGAAATGATTCCGGCGAACACTTGCGCAGGCTGGATGAGCTAAGGGATTGGGAACAAAAAAGCGAGCGTGAAAAACACCGCCTGAAACAACAGCAGGAAGAATTATACAGGCGCGGCGACCTATTAAAATCTATCTGGGAACTGCAAGACCAGCTTGCAGCAAAAGAAACCCTGATGGATAAACTCACGGGAAAACGCGGTCAGCTCGAAGAGCGGCTTGCAGCCTTAAATGCGAACCTTGAGACGGTAGATAAGCGCATGGCCGAGCAGCTTTCCGCTCTTGAAGCCGAGCAGCTTAAAACAAAGCCCGGTTATTCAGAGCAGCGGGAAGATGAACGGAGGGCAAAAGAACAGGACTACGAGCAGCGTATGCAGAAGTACAGGAATGCCAAGCGGGACAGAGACGGGGATAATGATTTAGGGCGTTAGTGAACAACCCTTGTTTCAAAACGGCTCATAATATGATTGTTTAAGGCCTCATAAAATTCACGATTCATTACTTCATCAAAAGCCTTGTCGGCTTCCACCCGTATTTTTTCGCGGTAGCTTTCAGCTTCTTCTTCTGTTTTAAAACAAGCGTAGTAATGCTCGCTTGTAGGCTTGGGGATATGAGCCAGCATTAGCTCATAAACCTTATCAACGGCCTTTCCGGCATTTGCTAAAGCGGTATTCCAACGTTCAGCAGCTCTCTTGGGGCAGTTATCAAATGTTTCGATGATATCCATGTAGCGCAGCGTCTTTTCCTTATATTCCTCAAACGGCGTACTGTCATCGGGAAAGTCGTCAATATCGGCAAGCTCGATATACTGCATGATTTTTTTCCGTTCCTCATCACTGATAAAAAGAAATTCCATTCGCTCTGCCCCTGTTTTTTATCTTTGATATGGAAATTATATCAGAGACTATCAATCAAATCAAATTATGGACAGGGAAGGTTTTAACCTCGTTGACGCAGAACTCAAAAAAGAACTTCAGGCAGATTACAAGCGAATAGATGTAGAGCTTGCCTCAAAGTATGACGCGCAACGTACAAATATTTTCGGCGCGACAGCAAAAGACAAGGCGCAGGCCAGAGCGGAGATTGACCGCCAGCAGAAGGAAGAAGCGCAAAAACTGAAGCTGGAAATGAAAGATAAACGCGAGCGTGCGCATTTTGAAGGCAAGACGCGGCAAGAGGTAATGCAGGAACTTCAGGCCCGGGAGAAAGAGCAGATGGAACAGCGCAGGCGGCAGGAGGAAGAAAAACGCCGCGAGGAGCAGCAGCGGCGTAATGAAGAGCAGGAGCGTGTCCGTCAGCAGGAGCAATCTAACCAGCAGAAGACCGAAGCTGAGCAGAAGAAAAAGGAATTATCCGTCCAGGAGGAGTTTAACAAAAAGGCTAAAATGCAGGAGTACGACCAGCGCATGCGTGAGCACCGGGCAAACAAAGAGCAGCAGAAAGATAAGGATACCGACCGGGGCCGATGATTTTACCAGTCTTCAAAGCAGCCTCGTAAAGCGTCTTTTGAATATTCAAGAAAACCGTGCTTGCCCAAATTTAATGGTTTATAGGAACACCGCTCCAGCCGCATCGGAAAGCCTTCCGCCGTCTTTACAATCTGGCGGTTTTCAGTTTTACCCAGCATAATCATCACCTCATTGGGCGTGAGCAAAGGGTAAATTGTTTCATGCCTGCTTTTATCCTTTCCGCTTTTTCGGACGTAGTTGGACGCGCCTAGCATTTCACTGACCCATTCGGCAGTATTCATATCATTCACGCCAAACACCTGCACCGTTGAGTTGGCCGTCATGCTTGTCCAGCGGTCAGGATAATCCCGCTCAAGTTGACCTATATCTTGAATAAACGCCCATAACTTTATCCCGTATCCACGCAAGATTCCGAAGCCTTCGGCTACTGCCTCAATCTTGCCGCCCAGCCGCGGCAGCTCATCGATTATAAACAAAGTCGGCAAGGTGGGCTTGTACGGGATATTTTTAACCAGCCCGAGCGAAACGGAAATCATGGTGCGCAGCCAACGCATTTGCTCTTTTATAAGGCCGTCCGGCAGCACAAAATAAACCGTTGTCGATGCCCCAATTTGTGAAAATCGAAAGTCTGAGTTAACCAGATGCTTGCGCATAGCAGGATCGCCCGCCCATTTTAATGAGCGGGATACTGTGGAAAGCACCGAACCTTTTTCACGGTCTCCCATTTCAAGGATATTTGCCGCAACTTGTTGCGGCAGACCGCCTGCGGCATCATTGCGCAGCATTTCATATAAAAGCCTGTTTAGCAGAGAAGGGTCAGAGCTCTTAAGGCTCGTATCAACTCCGCTTATCAGGTCAAACACGAAAGGCATTGTATGGTCTTCCTCAGGATACCAGCTTAGAACGTGTGCTATTGCTCCTTCGATAAAATACTTTGCCACTTCTTCAAAATGGATGTTTTCGTCCTTCTCAGGTCTAACGCAGCCATCGGAAATAGCCGAGAGCAATTCCCTCACACGGTCGCTGTTAATATCAATTTCGCAAAGAATATTATACGACCAGCGCGGCAAATCCTTTGTTTCACCGAACGGATCAAATACAAAGGCGCGTCCACCTCTTAAATGACGAGAAGTCCGCCCGTTGACATTATTTTGGCGGAGCCAGTTTTCATCACTTCGGCAGCGGAAGGTCTTCATTGCAAGCTCCCCTTTGGGGTCGAATACAATCACAGACCCCCTATATGTTGCCAGATTAGGCAAAAGCACGGTTGTTGATTTGCCCGAGCCTGTCATGCCGACGGTAATCATATGCGCATCGTCGTCTATGCCTATAACGCTCGGTTTCATATCATCTTCAAACAAGCTACGCCCCAGCACGAGTTTTTTGTTCTCCATATATGCGTCCGCCCGGAAGCGCTCATAGGTCGGCGTAGTTGCCCAGCGGGCGGAACCGCCGCGCCCTTCCTTGAAAATCTGTCTGAATTTCCTGTGTTCTTTTAATTTCTGAATTTCCTCCACAACAAACACGGGAAACCGCTGGATGAACAATGGCAGAGCGATAATCAACCCTGCTATTTTCAGCAGGTTTTTCCATTCGTGTTTAAAGAGATATTCAGCATATTTTTCACTTGATGGGTTGGCATTGTATGCTTCGACAAGACCCTTGCCGATAAAGAATAAATCCCGGGCACAGAGGATAAATACAACAACCGGAATTATATATAGAATTGTTGAGACGATTCCGCCGTTTTCCGTTCGCTCAACATGCCTTCCGGCAAGCTCGACCATTTTAAAAAGAAAATCGACAATGATAAAATACCGGACGGCGCGTGCAGCGAAATACAAAGATTCTTCAAATCCTGTTAAATAAAAGTAATGGGTGAGCGAAGTATCGGTCGGATAAAAAATCCAGGTTGCGATCAAGGCAAGGACTGTACAAAGGATGGTTTCCAAAAGCCACCTGTAGCCATAGGGTAATTCCATAGAAGTAATTGATAGTTTAATTAAAAGCGAAAATACCGCGCTGTAATTAAACAAAGGCGCAGAAAGTTTTAAAAATCAGCGCCCTGCGTCTTTGCCGTCCCGGCTTTTGGTATTTTTACTTTCGTAATGTTCCCGGATTTTATTCATCTGCGCTTCCTTTTTATATTCGAGGTGACCATCTTTCAGACCTTGCAGATATTCATTTTCTCCTTGTGTTCCAGAGAGAAGCTTTTCAAGCATACCCGGCTCAATTTCGCTTAGGAAATAGCCGTTATTAAATCCTTCGGTGTATTTTTCCTCATCCATAAATTAAAAGGTTTCTCGGGCGTTTTTATCCAAATAAGTCATGATTGAATCCCGGTCATAAAGAATGACCTTCTTCTGTGGCTGGGTAAATCTTATCCGTCCTTCATTGCGGATCTGTTGGAGCGTAGTCTTTGAAGATATGCCAAGAAGTTTCATACAATCTTCAGTGCCTATCCATTTATCCGGTTTGCGGTTTACCTCGGTGCTAAGCCTGCGTACCACCGTTTCGACCAGCTCATAGAAGGCTGGTTCATCCATGCAAATGACATTCATAATCGCAAGTTATGAAATTGCATTAAAAATATGAGCCGATTAGGTGTATCTAATCGGCTCATAAATACGGCTTTTTTGAGCCGATTATTAACTATCGCACTATTAGTCGCTGTGTTGAATTTATCTGTCCGCCTGTAATGCGGACGAAGTATAGACCTGCTGATAAGTAACCTATGTTTATCTCCAATAGCTCAGATTGATTGATAGTCGTGCTGTGCAGGACAGAGCCTTGTAAATTTAAGATTTCAACTGTACAGGCTTCCAAATTATTATTCAGCGATAGCGTAATTACATTCGTCGCGGGATTAGGATATAAGCGGAAATTATTAGTTTCAGAATGCTTAATTCCGGTCGGTTCTATCGGTATTTGGGTAAAGTTCCCGTTTTCATCAAACCCTGTAATAAAGCTGACGCTGTGTTCAGTATAAAGGCTGTAGGTTTTAGCGGAGGGGTCAATGTCCATCGAGTCTGCTTTGAACTCACCAGTCATAAAGATTCTGTTATTGCTGCCAATACACACGCCTTTACCTTCGCTTGAAGTGCTGGCGGTAAAGCTATGTGCAAAATTCAGGGTTCCATTCGGCCTGTATGAAGCGAGAAAGGCATTTTTGACAAAGCCAGTATTAATAGTTGGCGAACGTAAAATTGTAGTGTCGATGTTGGGCGTAAAATCCAAATGACCTTTAAACACGCCTGTAATAATTGCATTGCCTTTTTCATCCAAAGCCATCGAGACAGGCACGGCATAAGAAGGGTCGGATACATCATTGTATATCTCATGATCCAGCCTCTCTGTCATGAGTTTGCTGTCTGATATATAGCGTACTAAAAACATATTCGCCGAAATATCATCCGCAGTGGCAATGAGCTTACCGTTACGCCCCTTCTTACTAATAAAATCCACGGTGTCGCAGAAAATCCCGGCCATATAAACTTCACCGTTATTGACTATCTGCAAGTGTGTAATCTGAGGGTTTAATAGCAGGCTCTCATCTTTTACATCTTTAGCTATCAGGCTAGCGTCCTGAAGCAGGCCGGCGGGCGAATATTTAGCCAGATAGAAGTGCTGCCTTTTGGTGTATTCCTCGTTCACAATAAATGCAGTGTCGCCCGACACATCAAAATCCTCTTTGCCCTGGCTTGCACCAGCGCAGTAAATAATGCCGCTGCTATCTATTGCATATGCGCTGGGGCCTGCGGTGTATTTGGAAAGCTCTATAAGGGCATAGGCCGAAATAAATACGCCGTTTGTATCGAGGAGCGAAACAAACGCACTTCCCTCTGCCGAGGGCGTAAGCTTATATTCACCCTGTCCGGGATCAAAATCAGCTTCATTGCTGAATGTGCCGAATAAATGGATTTTGCCATGCTTATCGAATAATGCGGCTTTAATTATGTATTGAGGGTCATAATAGCCGTTTAGCTTATGAGCAAAGCGCAGATTGCCGTTTGCATCGTATGAAGTCAGAAATTGGGCAGGCTGCGGGGCATGGAGTTTTTTCTCCCCCGCGCCGGGGTCGAAATCAACCGAACCCATGAAGTTGCCGATTAAAAATGTGTTTCCGTTTTTATCGGCGCCGAAACGTTCTATTTCAGGGTAGCCGATCGGTAGCGAAAAAGCGAAGCGCAAAACACCTGCATGGGTGTAGGAAGCTACATAGGCATCTAAAAAACCATTTGTGTTATTGCTTATGATAGGACGGTTCGCGGAGCTTGGGTCAAAGTCTACCGTACCGCCGAATGTTCCGGCGATATAAATATTGTCGTTTTTGTCGGAAGCAATGCCGACAACAGTGTTATGGCTTGTACCGTTTAAGCTAAATCCCGGTTGGGCAATGGAAGAGGTTACAAAGAAAAAAGCAGCAGTGCTTAGCACCGTTCGCGCAATGCGCAGGGTATATATGTTCATAAAGGTAAAATATTGATTAGCGTCTTTTTAGACGCAAGTTAGTTGAATTTTTATGATTTGCGTCTAAAGAGACGCAAAAGTTTTAGAAAAGGTTTTGAACTTTTGAGGTTGCATGGATGAAAAGCAAACCACGGAAGTACAAAAGATAGCAGAGAAGGTAAAAAAGCTGCGGATTGAAAAAGGCTATACAAGTTACCGTAATTTTGCGGACGAACACGAAATCGAGCCGAAACAGTATTGGAAGTTGGAAGAAGGGAAGTCTGATTTTAGAATAAGTAGCCTGATACGTATTCTTGAAATTCACAACATTAAGCTGGAGGAGTTTTTTCGTGGGCTGTAAAGAATTTTCCTAGTTCCTTATTTAATGGAATATCAATCTTTACTGTATAAGCACGATTAAATGAAGGTGGCTGTATTTCGGGAGGGACATTTTCAGATAAGTATGCAATTATCCTTTTCACACCTTCAAGAAGTTCCCTTACCTTAGCTACGGTCGCATCCTCATTATCAATTTTCAAAATTCCATTATGTGCGAAGCCGTTTCGAGCTGTTTGAAGTTTTTTAAAGATATTCCAAAGTTCATTTCTCTCTTTTAATGAATTCCCGAGAATGATCTTACTCAGTAAGTCCAGACGTTCAGCAATGGATGGTGTTTTCAAATAATTATTGTCCCGAATGTTAATCCACTTCCATAATTCCGGATGAAATTGATTTTTATCGGCCATCAGATCGAGTGTCTGACTTATAAACACTTCGATTGCCGTTAGCATCAAAACTATAGAAGCTCCTTTTTCAGTTATTAATTCTTCAGCATCTAAAAGGAGAAGTTTCCAAACAGGAAGGTTATTCTTACCAAATACAGAGAATACATCTTTCCACGTATCTGGAGTAAGTACTGCATAGGGAATGGTGTATGCTGCTTTCCCTTTACCACGCAGCTTGCCTTTAATAATTTCCAAATCGCTTCCATCATCATTGAAATAATTAATATTAACGGAAGTTTTAGAAAATTCGAGGGGCTTTATATGTGCAGCATTTGTAACGTATCGTACGTTGATAAGAAACTCATTACAAATGTCTGCTATTAAATTTATAGGAGGATCAAAATCAATACCCTCACTTCGTAAAAACTCATCTTTCTTGAAGGTTATTAGAAGGATGTTTGTATTTTGGGTGAGTTCATCGTTAACGTATATTCTATCAGGTGAAATATCTTGCTCAGAGATCCTTACTGGCGGGTGGATTGTGACTTCATAACCAGCAATTTCAAATACTGGTGTTTCATAATCTCGTCCACTAAGAACCTGTAAGTTAAAAGGTAATGGGATGAGTACTTTTGCGAGCATTCCAAATATTTTTAATGACTAAGATAAAATTTTTAATAGACTTTAAAATTGATTTTATTCGCCATTTATCACTAAGTCATTATAGTTATCTAGAACATTCGTTGGCAGGCTTTTCAGATAAATCTCAGTCGTCTTCAGGCTTGAATGGCCGAGCATGGCACTGATTGCATTGAGTGGCACTTCCTTGAGCATCGCTTGCGTTGCGAAAGAATGACGGCTTACATAGCTGGTCAAGTTTTCAGGTATTTCGCACAGCGTCGCCAGCTCCTTTAATTTCTTATTATACCGCTTCCTGGCCCATTGAATATCCTTGCTTTGCAGCATGGGCGTAGCCCTGTTTATGATAGGAAACACATATTCATTTTCGGGCTCTTGATTAATATAGTATAAGAGAATTTTCTCAAGGTTATCGGTAAGCTTTATATCGTATAGCTTACTTGTTTTCCTGCGGCGATATTTTATCCTGCCGTTCTTTATATCTTCCTTCTTTAGGTAAGCCATATCCGTAAAGTTCATACCGTACATCATATAGCTAGCTAAAAAATAGTTTCGCGCATGAAAGCACAGTTCGCCCGGTTCAATTTCCTTCTCAATTATTTTCTTGATGTATTCCCAGTCCAGCGCCCGCTTTTGCGTAGGGACTGACTTAATTTTATAGTCATCAAAAGGATAAAGATCTTTCTCAACCAGTCCGGCCTTAATAGCCTTATTGAATAAGGAGCGGACGGCACGGATATATACTGAGAGGCCGTTGTATGAGTTGCCCTTACTCAAATGGAACGCTTCAAATTTTGTTAGAAAGCTGAAGTTGATTTCCTGAAAAAGCAGATCCCGCCCTTTAAGATATTTACTAAGCACATCTGAAACGCCTTTAAAGGATCGTGCCGTCCCAATTCTGCCTGCCTTTATCAGTTCCTCAATTTCCTGGGCAGTGAACTTGAAAAAAGACAGGCTTGCGCCATTTTGTTCAACCCTATCCCGTAGAGCGGTAATGGACATGGTGTTGAGTTGGCCAGCTTCGTTAAGCTTAAATATCACATCCATTGCCTTTGCTTTTTTCTTTTGGATGATATTATTCAAACGGCTAACTGATGACACGCCGACATAGGATTTTTTAACCTGACGGTTTTTTGCATCCCAGTCTTTTTCCAAAACACTTATGCCTGTGGGTATAGAGGTTGTACGTTTGTTATGACCCAATCGCATCACTACCGGAAAAGTACCATCTTTTTTTGTTCTGCGAGTGTCTAAAGAAATGACTATGTTAGTATTCACAAGCCGAAGGTACGAAAAATTTGCACAAGATTTGCACAAGAACTCCGTAATTTTGAGAAAAAATGCGTGTCCATTAAAACAATAAACTATTGATAATCAATACAAATAGTTGCAAATCATTTCATATCGATACGGAAATCCCGCGCTTTGGGAGCAGAGGGTCGTAGGTTCGAATCCTGCCACCCCGACGAAAAAGTAAAAAAGCCTTTCAGGAAACTGAAAGGCTTTTTTGTTTTAGACAGCACAGTATAATTATTAAGCTCTTTCAGCCATTTCTTTTATTTTGTTCATGGCTTTAGGCCAAGCGTCTTTAAAATAGTCTTCGTGTTCTTCGGTAATGTCAATATCCACTTTAAGATGTGTATGTCCGTTTACATCGGTTAGCGTATAGTTTTCCATAGCCCCGTACCATTCTTTGGCTTTTTCGTTGTCCAAATCCTCCACTCCGTTTTTTACCATCCCTAAGTGTTTTATAGACATGTATTCATTAGGAATGTTTTGTGCAATCATTGAGAGCATTCCATCGTTATCGGCATTCACAAACAATACTTGGCTGCCTGTTTGCCAATCGGTAACCGCTCTTGAGCCTTCGCTAAATATCGAGGTCCATTCTTGGTAGGAGGCATCCGCCCATAACAACCCCCAAACTTTTTCGCGCGGTGCATTGATGGTAATTTCAAATTCAAGCTTTTTCATAGTGGTACTATTTTTAGCAAAGTTGCACAATGCAAGCTACTTTTTTGGGGTGTTATTGCGGCAGTTTTGGGGGGCAATTACAAATTTTTAGCAATATGTATTGTAATTCAGGAATCGGGTTTTATGTTTGCAAAACATACCATTTGGTATTTTTATGACTAAGGCTGCATCAACACGGTTAACAATTTTACAAAAGGCGTTTGAGCTTGTGTATAGAAACGGGTATCAGGCTACCAGTGTTGATGACATTATTGCGACTACAAAGCTAACCAAGGGGGCTTTTTTTTATCATTTTAAAAGCAAGGACGAAATGGGGCTGGCCATGATAAATGAGGTAATGTATCCCGGCATGTATGAGGTGTTGGTGAAACCGTTGGAGAACACTAACAACCCTGTGAAGGATATTTATTCGATGATGAAACACTTGTTGTTAACGGCTCCTTTTTTTGATGTGAAATACGGATGTCCGGCTGTTAACCTTGTTGAAGAAATGGCTCCACTAAATGATAAGTTTAAGCACGCACTAAATATGTTGCTTGAACAATGGCAACAAGCAATTAAGCTGTGTTTGACAAAAGGTGTTGAGGATGGTAAAATAAAGAACACAACAAATCCCGGTTTTGTTGCTGTATACATTACTGCGGGATACGGGGGGGTCAGAAATATGGGGAAGTTGCAAGGCACCGAGGTGTATAAGATGTATTTGAAAGAGTTTAAAAATTATCTGGAAGGTTTGAGATAAAAAATTTTCACTAAAAACATACCATTTGGTATGTTTTGTAAACAAAAACTATGTATTATTCACTTATAATTATTCACTCAATAGTACGTTGGCTGGTGGTAGTGACGTTACTTTATGCTGTTTACAGAGCTTATATAGGCTACAAAGGCAGTAGGTTATTTTCTAAAACTGATAATTTTATCAGGCATACAACCGCCACCATTGCTCACATTCAACTAATTGTTGGAATTTTATTGTATTCAAAAAGTCCTATAGTAAAGCATTTTCTTATTCATCCCCAAAATAGCGAAGGAAGCTTAGAACCATTGTTTTTTGGGGTGTTGCACATTACTGCTATGTTGGTAGCCATTGTACTGATTACGGTTGGGTCTTCATTGGCCAAGCGTAAAGACGCAGATGTAGAGAAATTTAAAACAATGTTTTGGTGGTTTTGTGCTGCGCTGATACTCATTTTTATAGCGATTCCATGGCCGTTTTCGCCCTTAGCCCAGCGTCCGTTTATTCGATTTTAACATAAAAAAATGATACAATTATTAAAAACCAAAGTTGGCCGCTTACGGATAATAGGCTTTTTAGAAGGGGTGTCTTTACTGATATTAGTATTTGTAGCTGTTCCGCTTAAGTACGCTGCGAATGATCCTTCGGTTACTAAATTTATGGGACCTGTACACGGCGCATTGTTTTTGTTGTTTGTATTTAACACATTAAGTGTGGGTGTTGAACAACAATGGAAGTTTAGGGACACCACATGGAAAGTTTTGTTGGCCTGTATTATTCCGCTGGGGACATTTTATATCGATCAAAAAATATTAAAGAACATTAAGGATTAGTGCAATTAACTGAGCAAGCGTTTTATTTCAAAGGCGCAATTTTTGCGCCTTTGAAATAGGTTGATATTTATTTACTATTATTTTTTCAGTTTCCAAAGTGCACCGTTTTTGGTGTTGTGTTTTTCAAGCATACCGTCTGCTACCCAGTTATCCAGCGTTTGTGTGCTTTGGCTTATTGTTTGGCCTGTGAGTACTGCAAATTCTTTTGCTGTTAGGGTAGGGTAGTGGTTAAACAATTCGTTGTTGGCCGGCAGTGGTTTTTTCACTGCATCAGGGTACATAAACTGTAAAATACGTTCAAAATCTTGGTAGGGACGCGCA includes:
- a CDS encoding T9SS type A sorting domain-containing protein, translating into MNIYTLRIARTVLSTAAFFFVTSSIAQPGFSLNGTSHNTVVGIASDKNDNIYIAGTFGGTVDFDPSSANRPIISNNTNGFLDAYVASYTHAGVLRFAFSLPIGYPEIERFGADKNGNTFLIGNFMGSVDFDPGAGEKKLHAPQPAQFLTSYDANGNLRFAHKLNGYYDPQYIIKAALFDKHGKIHLFGTFSNEADFDPGQGEYKLTPSAEGSAFVSLLDTNGVFISAYALIELSKYTAGPSAYAIDSSGIIYCAGASQGKEDFDVSGDTAFIVNEEYTKRQHFYLAKYSPAGLLQDASLIAKDVKDESLLLNPQITHLQIVNNGEVYMAGIFCDTVDFISKKGRNGKLIATADDISANMFLVRYISDSKLMTERLDHEIYNDVSDPSYAVPVSMALDEKGNAIITGVFKGHLDFTPNIDTTILRSPTINTGFVKNAFLASYRPNGTLNFAHSFTASTSSEGKGVCIGSNNRIFMTGEFKADSMDIDPSAKTYSLYTEHSVSFITGFDENGNFTQIPIEPTGIKHSETNNFRLYPNPATNVITLSLNNNLEACTVEILNLQGSVLHSTTINQSELLEINIGYLSAGLYFVRITGGQINSTQRLIVR
- the mobC gene encoding plasmid mobilization relaxosome protein MobC; translation: MTRPVKDETEKQNTVLPPIRCTVYEKAQISQKAEQSGMTLSEYVRQMALKGKIVIKQSLVEFTYFDQLRKIGVNINQQTRQLNATGIVPEQLPRLWEKLEELMDKMLESK
- a CDS encoding relaxase/mobilization nuclease domain-containing protein: MVPRIARRGHSFKGAGAYYLHDKQASSNERVLWTHTVNLPTKDPEKAFRWMAHTSMNAGRLKKQAGIPSTGRKSKAGEVYSFSLAWHPEQNPDQKTMLQSALDTLNLLGLHEHEAVIIAHSDRPHPHAHVICNLVNPENGKTAVVSYDRLTLSQWAENVERNDGKILCEQRVINNQKRRERGAEGMKKLTLVKHRESRLDRAQEIQALYDQSDSSAAFKAALQDKGYTLAQGDQRGLVLVDEAGKIYSLSRQLKAQRAADMKARLSGFKNLPLAVDLAAQRQQAGKETTNKAGNDSGEHLRRLDELRDWEQKSEREKHRLKQQQEELYRRGDLLKSIWELQDQLAAKETLMDKLTGKRGQLEERLAALNANLETVDKRMAEQLSALEAEQLKTKPGYSEQREDERRAKEQDYEQRMQKYRNAKRDRDGDNDLGR
- a CDS encoding helix-turn-helix transcriptional regulator, with amino-acid sequence MDEKQTTEVQKIAEKVKKLRIEKGYTSYRNFADEHEIEPKQYWKLEEGKSDFRISSLIRILEIHNIKLEEFFRGL
- a CDS encoding TraM recognition domain-containing protein, whose product is MELPYGYRWLLETILCTVLALIATWIFYPTDTSLTHYFYLTGFEESLYFAARAVRYFIIVDFLFKMVELAGRHVERTENGGIVSTILYIIPVVVFILCARDLFFIGKGLVEAYNANPSSEKYAEYLFKHEWKNLLKIAGLIIALPLFIQRFPVFVVEEIQKLKEHRKFRQIFKEGRGGSARWATTPTYERFRADAYMENKKLVLGRSLFEDDMKPSVIGIDDDAHMITVGMTGSGKSTTVLLPNLATYRGSVIVFDPKGELAMKTFRCRSDENWLRQNNVNGRTSRHLRGGRAFVFDPFGETKDLPRWSYNILCEIDINSDRVRELLSAISDGCVRPEKDENIHFEEVAKYFIEGAIAHVLSWYPEEDHTMPFVFDLISGVDTSLKSSDPSLLNRLLYEMLRNDAAGGLPQQVAANILEMGDREKGSVLSTVSRSLKWAGDPAMRKHLVNSDFRFSQIGASTTVYFVLPDGLIKEQMRWLRTMISVSLGLVKNIPYKPTLPTLFIIDELPRLGGKIEAVAEGFGILRGYGIKLWAFIQDIGQLERDYPDRWTSMTANSTVQVFGVNDMNTAEWVSEMLGASNYVRKSGKDKSRHETIYPLLTPNEVMIMLGKTENRQIVKTAEGFPMRLERCSYKPLNLGKHGFLEYSKDALRGCFEDW
- a CDS encoding helix-turn-helix domain-containing protein, producing MNVICMDEPAFYELVETVVRRLSTEVNRKPDKWIGTEDCMKLLGISSKTTLQQIRNEGRIRFTQPQKKVILYDRDSIMTYLDKNARETF